A single Melopsittacus undulatus isolate bMelUnd1 chromosome 11, bMelUnd1.mat.Z, whole genome shotgun sequence DNA region contains:
- the LOC101879904 gene encoding ectonucleoside triphosphate diphosphohydrolase 8-like isoform X1, translating to MFKNKKHFTNAIVGALVALSIIALVLSLVNIEDVALPPTVKYGMVFDAGSSHTSLFVYKWDSDKENNTGVVSQTLSCDVHAIPISLSQPDSLPGQGISSYASDPPKAGDSIRECLDKALKLVPATKQREVPAYLGATAGMRLLREQNSSAAEQVLAEVAKTMQEYPVAFKGARILTGEEEAAYGWITVNYLLDSFTKYSPKAHMWVRPEAANIFGALDLGGASTQISFMPEGSVVNWKEGSKFTLYGYDYSIYTHSYLCYGQNEMLKRLAKELIAESSPSARVHHPCYPTDYNETVSLSSFRTSPCTNQSDPRLGPGDRNITLEGRGDASGCLAAIKKLFNFSACGQRQDCTFDGIYQPLVRGKFIAFSAFYYNFKFLNLTEGQTLATVRETIRRFCRRSWEDLSASYPEENPQRLPKYCTNANYILTLLLDAYKFNETSWSNIIFQMKAGSADVGWTLGYMLNLTNMIPAEAPVWVKGHVPSLWAAAITFIILTLVLGLAALFLLLWV from the exons ATGTTCAAGAACAAGAAGCACTTCACCAATGCCATTGTTGGGGCACTGGTCGCACTCTCCATCATTGCCCTTGTTCTCAGCCTGGTGAACATTGAAGATGTTGCCCTGCCACCCACTGTCAAG TATGGGATGGTGTTTGATGCAGGCTCATCCCACACCTCTCTGTTTGTCTACAAGTGGGATTCAGACAAGGAGAACAACACCGGTGTGGTCAGCCAGACCTTGTCCTGTGATGTCCATG ccaTTCCCATCAGCCTGTCCCAGCCTGACTCTCTTCCAGGACAAGGTATATCAAGCTATGCCAGTGATCCCCCGAAAGCCGGTGATTCCATAAGGGAGTGTCTGGATAAAGCCCTGAAGCTTGTTCCTGCTACAAAACAGAGGGAGGTCCCAGCTTATCTTGGAGCCACAGCAGGAATGAGGCTACTGAG GGAACAgaacagctcagcagcagagcaagtcCTGGCTGAAGTCGCTAAAACCATGCAAGAATACCCAGTAGCTTTCAAAGGGGCTCGAATCCTtacaggagaggaggaggcGGCTTATGGCTGGATCACTGTCAACTACCTGCTGGACTCCTTCACTAAG TACTCGCCCAAAGCACACATGTGGGTTCGTCCAGAGGCAGCCAACATTTTTGGGGCACTGGATCTTGGAGGAGCATCCACCCAAATCAGCTTTATGCCCGAAGGTTCAGTGGTGAACTGGAAGGAAGGCTCCAAGTTCACACTGTATGGATATGACTACAGCATCTACACACACAGCTACCTCTGCTATGGCCAGAACGAGATGCTGAAGCGACTGGCAAAGGAATTGATTGCG GAGTCGTCCCCCAGCGCACGAGTCCATCACCCCTGCTACCCAACAGACTACAATGAAACCGTGTCACTGTCTTCCTTCCGCACCAGCCCCTGCACAAACCAGAGTGACCCACGCCTGGGTCCTGGCGACAGGAACATCACCCTGGAGGGCAGGGGCGATGCCAGCGGGTGCCTGGCTGCCATCAAGAAGCTCTTCAACTTCTCCGCGTGTGGCCAAAGGCAGGACTGCACCTTTGATGGCATCTACCAGCCGCTGGTCAGAGGGAAGTTCATT GCCTTCTCTGCCTTCTACTATAACTTCAAGTTCCTCAACCTGACCGAAGGGCAGACGCTGGCCACCGTCAGGGAGACCATCAGACGCTTCTGCAGAAGAAGCTGGGAAGAT CTCTCTGCCAGCTACCCTGAAGAGAACCCTCAGCGCCTGCCTAAATACTGCACCAACGCCAACTACATCCTCACCCTCCTCCTCGATGCCTACAAGTTCAATGAGACCAGCTGGAGCAACATCATCTTCCAGATGAAG GCAGGGAGCGCCGACGTGGGCTGGACGCTGGGGTACATGCTCAACCTCACCAACATGATCCCGGCCGAGGCTCCGGTGTGGGTGAAGGGGCACGTTCCTTCCTTGTGGGCTGCAGCTATTACCTTCATCATCCTCACCCTTGTCCTGGGGCTCGCTGCCCTGTTCCTGCTCCTGTGGGTGTAG
- the LOC101879904 gene encoding ectonucleoside triphosphate diphosphohydrolase 8-like isoform X2 has translation MFKNKKHFTNAIVGALVALSIIALVLSLVNIEDVALPPTVKYGMVFDAGSSHTSLFVYKWDSDKENNTGVVSQTLSCDVHGQGISSYASDPPKAGDSIRECLDKALKLVPATKQREVPAYLGATAGMRLLREQNSSAAEQVLAEVAKTMQEYPVAFKGARILTGEEEAAYGWITVNYLLDSFTKYSPKAHMWVRPEAANIFGALDLGGASTQISFMPEGSVVNWKEGSKFTLYGYDYSIYTHSYLCYGQNEMLKRLAKELIAESSPSARVHHPCYPTDYNETVSLSSFRTSPCTNQSDPRLGPGDRNITLEGRGDASGCLAAIKKLFNFSACGQRQDCTFDGIYQPLVRGKFIAFSAFYYNFKFLNLTEGQTLATVRETIRRFCRRSWEDLSASYPEENPQRLPKYCTNANYILTLLLDAYKFNETSWSNIIFQMKAGSADVGWTLGYMLNLTNMIPAEAPVWVKGHVPSLWAAAITFIILTLVLGLAALFLLLWV, from the exons ATGTTCAAGAACAAGAAGCACTTCACCAATGCCATTGTTGGGGCACTGGTCGCACTCTCCATCATTGCCCTTGTTCTCAGCCTGGTGAACATTGAAGATGTTGCCCTGCCACCCACTGTCAAG TATGGGATGGTGTTTGATGCAGGCTCATCCCACACCTCTCTGTTTGTCTACAAGTGGGATTCAGACAAGGAGAACAACACCGGTGTGGTCAGCCAGACCTTGTCCTGTGATGTCCATG GACAAGGTATATCAAGCTATGCCAGTGATCCCCCGAAAGCCGGTGATTCCATAAGGGAGTGTCTGGATAAAGCCCTGAAGCTTGTTCCTGCTACAAAACAGAGGGAGGTCCCAGCTTATCTTGGAGCCACAGCAGGAATGAGGCTACTGAG GGAACAgaacagctcagcagcagagcaagtcCTGGCTGAAGTCGCTAAAACCATGCAAGAATACCCAGTAGCTTTCAAAGGGGCTCGAATCCTtacaggagaggaggaggcGGCTTATGGCTGGATCACTGTCAACTACCTGCTGGACTCCTTCACTAAG TACTCGCCCAAAGCACACATGTGGGTTCGTCCAGAGGCAGCCAACATTTTTGGGGCACTGGATCTTGGAGGAGCATCCACCCAAATCAGCTTTATGCCCGAAGGTTCAGTGGTGAACTGGAAGGAAGGCTCCAAGTTCACACTGTATGGATATGACTACAGCATCTACACACACAGCTACCTCTGCTATGGCCAGAACGAGATGCTGAAGCGACTGGCAAAGGAATTGATTGCG GAGTCGTCCCCCAGCGCACGAGTCCATCACCCCTGCTACCCAACAGACTACAATGAAACCGTGTCACTGTCTTCCTTCCGCACCAGCCCCTGCACAAACCAGAGTGACCCACGCCTGGGTCCTGGCGACAGGAACATCACCCTGGAGGGCAGGGGCGATGCCAGCGGGTGCCTGGCTGCCATCAAGAAGCTCTTCAACTTCTCCGCGTGTGGCCAAAGGCAGGACTGCACCTTTGATGGCATCTACCAGCCGCTGGTCAGAGGGAAGTTCATT GCCTTCTCTGCCTTCTACTATAACTTCAAGTTCCTCAACCTGACCGAAGGGCAGACGCTGGCCACCGTCAGGGAGACCATCAGACGCTTCTGCAGAAGAAGCTGGGAAGAT CTCTCTGCCAGCTACCCTGAAGAGAACCCTCAGCGCCTGCCTAAATACTGCACCAACGCCAACTACATCCTCACCCTCCTCCTCGATGCCTACAAGTTCAATGAGACCAGCTGGAGCAACATCATCTTCCAGATGAAG GCAGGGAGCGCCGACGTGGGCTGGACGCTGGGGTACATGCTCAACCTCACCAACATGATCCCGGCCGAGGCTCCGGTGTGGGTGAAGGGGCACGTTCCTTCCTTGTGGGCTGCAGCTATTACCTTCATCATCCTCACCCTTGTCCTGGGGCTCGCTGCCCTGTTCCTGCTCCTGTGGGTGTAG
- the LOC101879741 gene encoding ectonucleoside triphosphate diphosphohydrolase 8 isoform X1, producing MQSAALRALGCGSVALLGALAAAALLLVLTPAKDAALPARNKYGLVFDAGSTHTALYIYRWRADKENGTGIVSQVETCTAAGPGISSYADDPAGAGASLKPCLDKAMEIIPAEQQQETPTYLGATAGMRLLREQNSTKAQQVFAEVAKTIGEYPVEFRGAQVLTGNEEGSFGWISVNFLLETLIKCSLTGTWIHPPAEDVVGALDLGGASTQITFLPGTPIEESSTGALLRLYGANYSIYTHSYLCYGEKQALKMLVASLHQGHHGRRQSQGCPNIQEQDCIEMEASPSTAQISHPCYPRGYQENITTAELYDSPCVRAPSSPSAVQLLRVMGTGEPAACSAAIQQLFNLSCGANSTCGFNGVYQPPVRGQFFAFSGLYHSLHLLNLTGGQPLSLVNATIGQFCTSTWEKVQQEFPTVSRIQLRDACAASTYALTLLLQGFRFNHTTWLNIRFARQVTGVDVGWTLGYMLNLTNMIPSEIPQSVVGLQRSNWIAATVLLATMLILTFCLLTLTCCRKSSSAYVSL from the exons ATGCAGAGCGCCGCTCTCAGGGCGCTGGGCTGCGGCTCGGTGGCTCTGCTGGGAGCGCTGGCGGCGGCCGCCTTGCTCCTGGTCCTGACTCCGGCGAAGGACGCTGCCCTTCCTGCCAGGAACAAA TACGGGCTGGTGTTTGACGCCGGCTCCACGCATACGGCTCTCTACATCTACCGGTGGCGTGCGGACAAGGAGAACGGCACCGGCATCGTGTCCCAGGTGGAGACGTGCACTGCAGCCG GACCCGGCATCTCCAGCTATGCAGATGACCCTGCCGGGGCCGGAGCCAGCCTGAAGCCCTGCCTGGACAAGGCCATGGAGATCATCCcggcagagcagcagcaggagaccCCCACCTACCTGGGGGCCACAGCAGGCATGCGGCTGCTGAG GGAGCAGAACAGCACCAAGGCCCAGCAGGTGTTTGCCGAGGTGGCCAAGACCATTGGCGAGTACCCGGTGGAGTTCCGTGGAGCTCAGGTCCTGACGGGGAATGAGGAGGGCTCCTTTGGCTGGATCAGCGTCAACTTCCTGCTGGAGACACTCATCAAG TGCTCCCTCACAGGCACATGGATCCATCCGCCTGCAGAGGATGTGGTCGGAGCTTTGGACCTTGGTGGGGCTTCAACCCAGATCACGTTCCTTCCTGGGACCCCCATAGAagagagcagcacaggagcccTCCTCAGGCTGTACGGGGCCAACTACTCCATCTACACCCACAGCTACCTCTGCTATGGGGAAAAGCAAGCCCTGAAGATGCTGGTGGCTTCCTTACACCAG GGCCACCATGGCAGGAGGCAGTCCCAGGGGTGTCCCAACATCCAAGAACAGGACTGTATTGAGATGGAG GCCAGCCCGTCCACTGCCCAGATCTCACACCCCTGCTACCCCAGGGGGTACCAGGAGAACATCACCACGGCAGAGCTCTACGACAGCCCCTGTGTGCGCGCCCCGAGCAGCCCCAGCGCCGTGCAGCTCCTcagggtgatggggacaggggaGCCAGCAGCGTGCAGCGCCGCCATCCAGCAGCTCTTCAACCTCAGCTGCGGGGCCAACAGCACGTGCGGGTTCAACGGGGTCTATCAGCCACCCGTGCGGGGACAGTTCTTC GCCTTCTCAGGGCTTTACCACAGCCTTCACCTCCTGAACCTGACAGGAGGGCAGCCCCTGAGCTTGGTCAATGCCACCATCGGGCAGTTCTGCACCAGCACCTGGGAGAAG GTGCAGCAGGAGTTCCCCACCGTGAGCAGGATCCAGCTCCGTGATGCTTGTGCAGCCAGCACCTATGCcctcaccctgctcctgcagggcttCAGATTCAACCACACGACATGGCTGAACATCCGCTTTGCCCGGCAG GTCACTGGTGTAGACGTGGGCTGGACTCTGGGCTACATGCTCAACCTCACCAATATGATTCCCTCAGAGATTCCCCAGAGCGTCGTTGGGCTCCAGAGAAGCAATTGGATAGCAGCCACGGTTCTACTGGCCACCATGCTCATCCTCACCTTCTGCTTGCTCACACTCACGTGCTGCCGGAAGAGCTCCTCTGCTTATGTCAGTCTCTAG
- the LOC101879741 gene encoding ectonucleoside triphosphate diphosphohydrolase 8 isoform X2, translating into MQSAALRALGCGSVALLGALAAAALLLVLTPAKDAALPARNKYGLVFDAGSTHTALYIYRWRADKENGTGIVSQVETCTAAGPGISSYADDPAGAGASLKPCLDKAMEIIPAEQQQETPTYLGATAGMRLLREQNSTKAQQVFAEVAKTIGEYPVEFRGAQVLTGNEEGSFGWISVNFLLETLIKCSLTGTWIHPPAEDVVGALDLGGASTQITFLPGTPIEESSTGALLRLYGANYSIYTHSYLCYGEKQALKMLVASLHQASPSTAQISHPCYPRGYQENITTAELYDSPCVRAPSSPSAVQLLRVMGTGEPAACSAAIQQLFNLSCGANSTCGFNGVYQPPVRGQFFAFSGLYHSLHLLNLTGGQPLSLVNATIGQFCTSTWEKVQQEFPTVSRIQLRDACAASTYALTLLLQGFRFNHTTWLNIRFARQVTGVDVGWTLGYMLNLTNMIPSEIPQSVVGLQRSNWIAATVLLATMLILTFCLLTLTCCRKSSSAYVSL; encoded by the exons ATGCAGAGCGCCGCTCTCAGGGCGCTGGGCTGCGGCTCGGTGGCTCTGCTGGGAGCGCTGGCGGCGGCCGCCTTGCTCCTGGTCCTGACTCCGGCGAAGGACGCTGCCCTTCCTGCCAGGAACAAA TACGGGCTGGTGTTTGACGCCGGCTCCACGCATACGGCTCTCTACATCTACCGGTGGCGTGCGGACAAGGAGAACGGCACCGGCATCGTGTCCCAGGTGGAGACGTGCACTGCAGCCG GACCCGGCATCTCCAGCTATGCAGATGACCCTGCCGGGGCCGGAGCCAGCCTGAAGCCCTGCCTGGACAAGGCCATGGAGATCATCCcggcagagcagcagcaggagaccCCCACCTACCTGGGGGCCACAGCAGGCATGCGGCTGCTGAG GGAGCAGAACAGCACCAAGGCCCAGCAGGTGTTTGCCGAGGTGGCCAAGACCATTGGCGAGTACCCGGTGGAGTTCCGTGGAGCTCAGGTCCTGACGGGGAATGAGGAGGGCTCCTTTGGCTGGATCAGCGTCAACTTCCTGCTGGAGACACTCATCAAG TGCTCCCTCACAGGCACATGGATCCATCCGCCTGCAGAGGATGTGGTCGGAGCTTTGGACCTTGGTGGGGCTTCAACCCAGATCACGTTCCTTCCTGGGACCCCCATAGAagagagcagcacaggagcccTCCTCAGGCTGTACGGGGCCAACTACTCCATCTACACCCACAGCTACCTCTGCTATGGGGAAAAGCAAGCCCTGAAGATGCTGGTGGCTTCCTTACACCAG GCCAGCCCGTCCACTGCCCAGATCTCACACCCCTGCTACCCCAGGGGGTACCAGGAGAACATCACCACGGCAGAGCTCTACGACAGCCCCTGTGTGCGCGCCCCGAGCAGCCCCAGCGCCGTGCAGCTCCTcagggtgatggggacaggggaGCCAGCAGCGTGCAGCGCCGCCATCCAGCAGCTCTTCAACCTCAGCTGCGGGGCCAACAGCACGTGCGGGTTCAACGGGGTCTATCAGCCACCCGTGCGGGGACAGTTCTTC GCCTTCTCAGGGCTTTACCACAGCCTTCACCTCCTGAACCTGACAGGAGGGCAGCCCCTGAGCTTGGTCAATGCCACCATCGGGCAGTTCTGCACCAGCACCTGGGAGAAG GTGCAGCAGGAGTTCCCCACCGTGAGCAGGATCCAGCTCCGTGATGCTTGTGCAGCCAGCACCTATGCcctcaccctgctcctgcagggcttCAGATTCAACCACACGACATGGCTGAACATCCGCTTTGCCCGGCAG GTCACTGGTGTAGACGTGGGCTGGACTCTGGGCTACATGCTCAACCTCACCAATATGATTCCCTCAGAGATTCCCCAGAGCGTCGTTGGGCTCCAGAGAAGCAATTGGATAGCAGCCACGGTTCTACTGGCCACCATGCTCATCCTCACCTTCTGCTTGCTCACACTCACGTGCTGCCGGAAGAGCTCCTCTGCTTATGTCAGTCTCTAG
- the LOC101879741 gene encoding ectonucleoside triphosphate diphosphohydrolase 8 isoform X3: MQSAALRALGCGSVALLGALAAAALLLVLTPAKDAALPARNKYGLVFDAGSTHTALYIYRWRADKENGTGIVSQVETCTAAGPGISSYADDPAGAGASLKPCLDKAMEIIPAEQQQETPTYLGATAGMRLLREQNSTKAQQVFAEVAKTIGEYPVEFRGAQVLTGNEEGSFGWISVNFLLETLIKCSLTGTWIHPPAEDVVGALDLGGASTQITFLPGTPIEESSTGALLRLYGANYSIYTHSYLCYGEKQALKMLVASLHQAFSGLYHSLHLLNLTGGQPLSLVNATIGQFCTSTWEKVQQEFPTVSRIQLRDACAASTYALTLLLQGFRFNHTTWLNIRFARQVTGVDVGWTLGYMLNLTNMIPSEIPQSVVGLQRSNWIAATVLLATMLILTFCLLTLTCCRKSSSAYVSL; encoded by the exons ATGCAGAGCGCCGCTCTCAGGGCGCTGGGCTGCGGCTCGGTGGCTCTGCTGGGAGCGCTGGCGGCGGCCGCCTTGCTCCTGGTCCTGACTCCGGCGAAGGACGCTGCCCTTCCTGCCAGGAACAAA TACGGGCTGGTGTTTGACGCCGGCTCCACGCATACGGCTCTCTACATCTACCGGTGGCGTGCGGACAAGGAGAACGGCACCGGCATCGTGTCCCAGGTGGAGACGTGCACTGCAGCCG GACCCGGCATCTCCAGCTATGCAGATGACCCTGCCGGGGCCGGAGCCAGCCTGAAGCCCTGCCTGGACAAGGCCATGGAGATCATCCcggcagagcagcagcaggagaccCCCACCTACCTGGGGGCCACAGCAGGCATGCGGCTGCTGAG GGAGCAGAACAGCACCAAGGCCCAGCAGGTGTTTGCCGAGGTGGCCAAGACCATTGGCGAGTACCCGGTGGAGTTCCGTGGAGCTCAGGTCCTGACGGGGAATGAGGAGGGCTCCTTTGGCTGGATCAGCGTCAACTTCCTGCTGGAGACACTCATCAAG TGCTCCCTCACAGGCACATGGATCCATCCGCCTGCAGAGGATGTGGTCGGAGCTTTGGACCTTGGTGGGGCTTCAACCCAGATCACGTTCCTTCCTGGGACCCCCATAGAagagagcagcacaggagcccTCCTCAGGCTGTACGGGGCCAACTACTCCATCTACACCCACAGCTACCTCTGCTATGGGGAAAAGCAAGCCCTGAAGATGCTGGTGGCTTCCTTACACCAG GCCTTCTCAGGGCTTTACCACAGCCTTCACCTCCTGAACCTGACAGGAGGGCAGCCCCTGAGCTTGGTCAATGCCACCATCGGGCAGTTCTGCACCAGCACCTGGGAGAAG GTGCAGCAGGAGTTCCCCACCGTGAGCAGGATCCAGCTCCGTGATGCTTGTGCAGCCAGCACCTATGCcctcaccctgctcctgcagggcttCAGATTCAACCACACGACATGGCTGAACATCCGCTTTGCCCGGCAG GTCACTGGTGTAGACGTGGGCTGGACTCTGGGCTACATGCTCAACCTCACCAATATGATTCCCTCAGAGATTCCCCAGAGCGTCGTTGGGCTCCAGAGAAGCAATTGGATAGCAGCCACGGTTCTACTGGCCACCATGCTCATCCTCACCTTCTGCTTGCTCACACTCACGTGCTGCCGGAAGAGCTCCTCTGCTTATGTCAGTCTCTAG
- the LOC115946499 gene encoding ectonucleoside triphosphate diphosphohydrolase 8 has translation MDHKAKALVGLLAATCVFSFIALILSIVNVKDVILPPSTKYGLVFDAGSTHTALYIYRWRADKENGTGIVSQVETCTAAGPGISSYADDPAGAGASLKPCLDKAMEIIPAEQQRETPTYLGATAGMRLLREQNSTKAQQVFAEVAKTIGEYPVEFRGAQVLTGNEEGSFGWISVNFLLETLVKYSFAEKWEHPQDAEVFGALDLGGASTQITFQPGVTIEDKNTSVFFRLYGTNYSLYTHSYLCYGQTQALKRLLAALHQASPSTAQISHPCYPRGYQENITTAELYDSPCVRAPSSPSAVQLLRVMGTGEPAACSAAIQQLFNLSCGANSTCGFNGVYQPPVRGQFFAFAGFYYTFYFLNLTSQQSLKDVNSTVQAFCKKDWAELVETFPQEKGYLHKYCSTAIYILTLLLDGYKFSEHTWSNIHFRRQAANTDIGWTLGFMLNLTNMIPTEALEHVKGQQPSLWAGAVSCIVLATVAGLVTGFLPCFRKSK, from the exons ATGGACCACAAAGCCAAGGCCCTTGTAGGTCTTCTGGCAGCCACTTGTGTCTTCAGCTTCATCGCCCTCATTCTGAGCATCGTGAATGTGAAGGACGTGAttctgcctcccagcaccaaG TACGGGCTGGTGTTTGATGCCGGCTCCACGCACACAGCTCTCTACATCTACCGGTGGCGTGCGGACAAGGAGAACGGCACCGGCATCGTATCCCAGGTGGAGACGTGCACTGCAGCAG GACCCGGCATCTCCAGCTATGCAGATGACCCTGCCGGGGCCGGAGCCAGCCTGAAGCCCTGCCTGGACAAGGCCATGGAGATCATCCCGGCAGAGCAGCAGCGGGAGACCCCCACCTACCTGGGGGCCACAGCAGGCATGCGGCTGCTGAG GGAGCAGAACAGCACCAAGGCCCAGCAGGTGTTTGCCGAGGTGGCCAAGACCATTGGCGAGTACCCGGTGGAGTTCCGCGGAGCTCAGGTCCTGACGGGGAATGAGGAGGGCTCCTTTGGCTGGATCAGCGTCAACTTCCTGCTGGAGACACTCGTCAAG TATTCCTTTGCAGAGAAATGGGAACATCCTCAGGATGCTGAAGTTTTCGGAGCTCTGGACCTTGGAGGTGCCTCAACACAAATAACCTTCCAGCCTGGAGTCACCATTGAGGACAAGAACACCTCTGTCTTCTTCAGGCTGTATGGCACCAACTATTCGCTCTACACCCACAGCTACCTCTGCTATGGGCAGACACAGGCCTTGAAGAGGCTGCTGGCAGCTCTCCACCAg GCCAGCCCATCCACTGCACAGATCTCACACCCCTGCTACCCCAGGGGGTACCAGGAGAACATCACCACGGCAGAGCTCTACGACAGCCCCTGTGTGCGCGCCCCGAGCAGCCCCAGCGCCGTGCAGCTCCTcagggtgatggggacaggggaGCCAGCAGCGTGCAGCGCTGCCATCCAGCAGCTCTTCAACCTCAGCTGCGGGGCCAACAGCACGTGTGGGTTCAACGGGGTCTATCAGCCACCCGTGCGGGGACAGTTCTTC GCCTTCGCTGGATTCTACTACACCTTCTACTTCCTGAACCTGACCAGCCAGCAGTCTCTAAAGGATGTCAACTCCACAGTCCAGGCCTTCTGCAAGAAGGACTGGGCAGAG CTGGTGGAGACCTTTCCACAGGAGAAGGGATATCTACACAAGTACTGCTCCACAGCCATTTACATCTTGACACTGCTGCTTGATGGCTACAAGTTCAGTGAGCACACGTGGAGCAACATCCATTTCAGGCGGCAG GCAGCAAACACAGACATTGGGTGGACGCTGGGCTTCATGCTGAACCTCACCAACATgatccccacagaggctctggaACACGTCAAAGGGCAGCAGCCTAGTCTGTGGGCAGGTGCTGTCTCCTGCATTGTGCTGGCCACCGTGGCAGGCCTGGTGACTGGGTTCCTCCCGTGTTTCCGCAAAAGCAAGTAG